A stretch of Myceligenerans xiligouense DNA encodes these proteins:
- a CDS encoding cysteine desulfurase family protein produces the protein MTEPVTGHPDGSEPPPGTGTYLDHAATTPMTSAALAAFVEHARHTGNASSLHSAGRAARRTAEEARETVAAALGARPSEVIFTASGTEADNLAIKGMFWGRRAEDKRRTRILVSAVEHHAVLDPAFWLAGHAGAQVVLLPVDAEGRLDLDALRAELAEHHAETALVSVMWANNEVGTVQPVHDVVRVARHHGIPVHVDAVQAVAHLPVDFAASGADAMTVSGHKLGGPAGVGALLARRDLPLDAVLHGGGQERGVRSGTLDVPAIAAFGVAVRDAVAGRESHAARVTALRDTLIARVRDVVPDAMLCGPDPRTDPGGRLPGNAHFVFPGAEGDSLLYLLDSAGIQASTGSACQAGVPQPSHVLLAMGVPETTARGALRFSLGTTSAPADVERLAAALPQVVERARAAGLVGGGRA, from the coding sequence CTGACCGAGCCCGTCACCGGGCACCCGGACGGCTCCGAGCCGCCGCCGGGCACCGGTACCTACCTCGACCACGCCGCCACCACGCCGATGACCTCGGCCGCGCTGGCGGCGTTCGTCGAGCACGCCCGCCACACCGGCAACGCCTCGTCGCTGCACTCGGCCGGCCGTGCCGCCCGGCGCACCGCCGAGGAGGCCCGCGAGACCGTGGCAGCCGCCCTCGGTGCGCGCCCCAGCGAGGTGATCTTCACCGCGAGCGGCACCGAGGCCGACAACCTCGCGATCAAGGGCATGTTCTGGGGCCGGCGCGCCGAGGACAAGCGCCGGACGCGCATCCTGGTGTCCGCCGTCGAGCACCACGCCGTGCTCGACCCCGCCTTCTGGCTGGCCGGGCACGCCGGCGCCCAGGTGGTCCTGCTCCCGGTCGACGCCGAGGGCCGGCTCGACCTCGACGCCCTGCGCGCCGAACTCGCCGAGCACCACGCCGAGACCGCGCTCGTGTCGGTCATGTGGGCGAACAACGAGGTCGGCACCGTCCAGCCCGTCCACGACGTCGTCCGCGTCGCCCGGCACCACGGCATCCCCGTCCACGTCGACGCCGTCCAGGCCGTCGCCCACCTCCCCGTCGACTTCGCCGCGTCCGGCGCCGACGCCATGACCGTCAGCGGGCACAAGCTCGGCGGCCCCGCCGGCGTCGGCGCCCTGCTCGCCCGCCGCGACCTCCCGCTCGACGCCGTCCTGCACGGCGGCGGCCAGGAACGCGGCGTCCGCTCCGGAACCCTCGACGTGCCCGCGATCGCCGCGTTCGGCGTGGCCGTCCGCGACGCCGTCGCCGGGCGGGAGAGCCACGCCGCCCGTGTCACCGCCCTCCGCGACACGCTGATCGCCCGCGTGCGCGACGTCGTCCCCGACGCCATGCTGTGCGGTCCCGACCCACGGACCGACCCCGGCGGACGCCTGCCCGGCAACGCGCACTTCGTGTTCCCCGGCGCCGAGGGCGACTCCCTGCTCTACCTGCTGGACTCCGCGGGCATCCAGGCGTCCACCGGCTCCGCCTGCCAGGCCGGCGTGCCCCAGCCCTCGCACGTCCTGCTCGCCATGGGGGTGCCCGAGACCACGGCACGCGGCGCCCTGCGGTTCTCGCTCGGCACCACCTCGGCACCGGCCGACGTCGAACGACTCGCCGCGGCCCTCCCGCAGGTGGTCGAACGCGCCCGGGCGGCGGGACTCGTCGGAGGTGGCCGCGCATGA